A single window of Nocardioides kongjuensis DNA harbors:
- a CDS encoding phosphotransferase family protein, with translation MDESRPVRDEDAFDVAAVEAWLDRGPIAEVRQFPGGASNLTYLLRMQDGPDLILRRPPVGTKAKGAHDMGREYRIQDALEPVFPQVPAMAAYCTAEDSPIGSELYVMERLDGLIPRRDFGFPVSESQASALCDAAVDTLVALHAVDVSAVPGLAALNKGDGYVARQVVGWIARLDDARTDDTGDWSDITGWLTTHQPADVGQRMIHNDYRFDNMVLDADDPTRIIGLLDWELATVGDPLMDLGCTLAYWVQGDDDEFFQLFRRQPTTAPGMWTRQQVVDAYCARSGLSLTPARWTFYEVFGLFRLAVIAQQIWYRYVHGQTTNEAYAAFGPAVGYLEARCRQVLAALTAGEGA, from the coding sequence GGAGGTGCGCCAGTTCCCCGGCGGCGCCTCGAACCTGACCTACCTGCTGCGGATGCAGGACGGCCCCGACCTGATCCTGCGCCGCCCGCCGGTCGGCACCAAGGCGAAGGGCGCCCACGACATGGGCCGCGAGTACCGGATCCAGGACGCGCTCGAGCCGGTCTTCCCCCAGGTGCCGGCGATGGCGGCGTACTGCACCGCGGAGGACAGCCCCATCGGCAGCGAGCTCTACGTGATGGAGCGGCTCGACGGGCTGATCCCGCGCCGCGACTTCGGGTTCCCCGTCAGCGAGAGCCAGGCGAGCGCGCTGTGCGACGCCGCCGTCGACACGCTCGTCGCTCTGCACGCCGTCGACGTGTCCGCCGTGCCGGGCCTCGCGGCGCTCAACAAGGGCGACGGGTACGTCGCGCGCCAGGTCGTGGGGTGGATCGCCCGCCTCGACGACGCCCGCACCGACGACACCGGCGACTGGTCCGACATCACCGGCTGGCTCACCACGCACCAGCCCGCCGACGTCGGACAGCGGATGATCCACAACGACTACCGCTTCGACAACATGGTCCTCGACGCCGACGACCCCACCCGGATCATCGGCCTGCTCGACTGGGAGCTGGCCACCGTGGGCGACCCGCTGATGGACCTCGGCTGCACGCTGGCCTACTGGGTGCAGGGCGACGACGACGAGTTCTTCCAGCTGTTCCGCCGCCAGCCCACGACCGCGCCGGGCATGTGGACCCGCCAGCAGGTCGTCGACGCCTACTGCGCCCGCAGCGGGCTGTCCCTGACGCCGGCGCGGTGGACGTTCTACGAGGTCTTCGGCCTGTTCCGCCTGGCCGTGATCGCCCAGCAGATCTGGTACCGCTACGTCCACGGCCAGACCACCAACGAGGCGTACGCCGCGTTCGGGCCCGCGGTCGGTTACCTCGAGGCGCGCTGCCGTCAGGTCCTGGCGGCGCTGACTGCAGGGGAGGGTGCCTGA
- a CDS encoding histidine phosphatase family protein has protein sequence MGVLLLVRHGQASFGSDDYDVLSETGWEQGRVLGRWLAKEGPEPASVVHGGMRRHRETWEAIAEGAGWGPGSPEAAVDEDWAEFDHLGVLARYAEATGAVVDHTTDRRAFQEQFEVSTAHWTAAGPDGGYPEPYDAFVGRARAALDAAAARPGPTLVVTSGGVIAALAALLVVPDTSAVGPVWARFNTVIANTSVSRVIVGASGARLLTFNEHPHLPRSLVTYR, from the coding sequence ATGGGGGTGCTGCTGCTGGTCCGCCACGGCCAGGCGTCCTTCGGGTCCGACGACTACGACGTGCTCTCCGAGACCGGGTGGGAGCAGGGTCGGGTGCTCGGCCGCTGGCTCGCCAAGGAGGGGCCCGAGCCGGCCTCGGTCGTGCACGGCGGGATGCGCCGGCACCGCGAGACCTGGGAGGCGATCGCCGAGGGTGCCGGTTGGGGCCCGGGATCGCCCGAGGCCGCGGTCGACGAGGACTGGGCCGAGTTCGACCACCTCGGCGTCCTGGCGCGCTACGCCGAGGCGACCGGCGCGGTCGTCGACCACACCACCGATCGCCGCGCCTTCCAGGAGCAGTTCGAGGTCTCCACCGCGCACTGGACCGCGGCCGGTCCCGACGGCGGCTACCCCGAGCCCTACGACGCTTTCGTCGGCCGCGCCCGCGCGGCCCTCGACGCCGCGGCCGCCCGGCCGGGACCCACGCTCGTCGTCACGTCCGGAGGAGTGATCGCGGCGCTGGCCGCGCTGCTCGTCGTACCGGACACGTCGGCGGTGGGACCCGTGTGGGCGCGGTTCAACACGGTCATCGCGAACACCTCGGTGAGCCGGGTGATCGTCGGTGCGAGCGGCGCCCGGTTGCTCACCTTCAACGAGCACCCGCACCTGCCGCGGTCGCTGGTGACCTACCGCTAG
- a CDS encoding VanZ family protein, protein MSDQVMNAVIATALGTVVAVLLLIPVAAVEYRKDGRLGPRDLTVLLSGAVYGLALWTYTLLPMPADDDYACAGRQTVPFDTIRAIDWGDLGSRAGLSALVHDAAFLQVALNVLLFVPLGWFVRRIARRGVVVATLLGFSVSLLIETTQATGVWHLYDCAYRLFDVDDLMINTLGATLGSLVSAIFIRRQRPEVVWPTTITLGRRWVGMVCDGLFVLLLGSTLSIAWRAVQLYVVEVPFEDLPTTPERLLQWGVPGLVEAVAVLLGGRSVGEWVVSVRTTGGRGPVPVARLVKLVTGVGPFVALLAIPGAWTGPVLALFVVVSLVAAVPRAGGHRGLSHGAAGLDLEIVLPRSAREREPVRSAS, encoded by the coding sequence ATGTCCGACCAGGTGATGAACGCCGTCATCGCGACCGCCCTCGGCACCGTGGTGGCGGTGCTGCTGCTGATCCCGGTCGCCGCGGTGGAGTACCGCAAGGACGGGCGGCTGGGCCCGCGCGACCTGACCGTGCTGCTCTCCGGTGCGGTCTACGGGCTGGCCCTGTGGACGTACACCCTGCTGCCGATGCCGGCGGACGACGACTACGCCTGTGCGGGCCGGCAGACGGTCCCGTTCGACACGATCCGCGCGATCGACTGGGGCGACCTCGGCTCCCGGGCCGGGCTGTCGGCGCTCGTGCACGACGCGGCGTTCCTGCAGGTGGCGCTCAACGTGCTGCTGTTCGTGCCGCTCGGCTGGTTCGTGCGGCGCATCGCGCGGCGCGGTGTCGTGGTCGCGACCCTGCTCGGCTTCTCGGTCTCGCTGCTGATCGAGACCACGCAGGCCACCGGCGTGTGGCACCTCTACGACTGCGCCTACCGGCTCTTCGACGTCGACGACCTGATGATCAACACGCTCGGCGCGACCCTCGGCTCGCTGGTCTCGGCGATCTTCATCCGCCGGCAGCGCCCCGAGGTCGTCTGGCCGACGACCATCACGCTCGGCCGCCGCTGGGTCGGCATGGTCTGCGACGGGCTGTTCGTGCTGCTGCTCGGCTCGACGCTGTCGATCGCGTGGCGGGCGGTGCAGCTGTACGTCGTGGAGGTGCCCTTCGAGGACCTGCCGACCACGCCCGAGCGCCTGCTGCAGTGGGGCGTCCCGGGGCTGGTCGAGGCGGTCGCCGTGCTCCTCGGCGGGCGGAGCGTCGGCGAGTGGGTGGTGTCGGTGCGCACGACCGGCGGGCGCGGCCCGGTCCCGGTCGCCCGCCTCGTCAAGCTCGTGACCGGGGTCGGCCCGTTCGTGGCGCTGCTCGCGATCCCGGGCGCCTGGACCGGACCGGTGCTCGCGCTCTTCGTCGTCGTCAGCCTAGTGGCGGCGGTCCCCAGGGCGGGCGGGCACCGCGGCCTGTCCCACGGCGCTGCCGGGCTCGACCTCGAGATAGTGCTGCCGCGGTCGGCGCGCGAGCGGGAACCGGTCAGATCAGCTTCTTGA
- a CDS encoding SDR family oxidoreductase produces MAPTILITGASSGLGAEMARQFAARGYDLALAARRTERLEELADEIRAAHPERRVALRALDVTDHAAVFRVFGELRDELGRLDRVVVNAGLGKGAKLGTGRFDANLETAMTNFVGALAQTEAAMEVFRAQEAGHLVMVSSMSAMRGMPSSMTTYAATKAGVAHLAEGLRTELHGTRLQKRIKVTVLYPGYIRSEMNDKVDQHTPLMSSTEKGVAAMVAAIEKEVADACVPPLPWAAMAPVMKHAPLGVLKKLI; encoded by the coding sequence ATGGCACCGACGATCCTGATCACCGGCGCGTCCAGCGGGCTGGGCGCCGAGATGGCCCGCCAGTTCGCCGCTCGCGGGTACGACCTCGCACTCGCGGCGCGGCGTACCGAGCGGCTCGAGGAGCTCGCGGACGAGATCCGCGCGGCCCACCCCGAGCGCCGGGTCGCGCTGCGCGCACTCGACGTGACCGACCACGCCGCCGTCTTCCGGGTGTTCGGCGAGCTGCGCGACGAGCTCGGCCGGCTGGACCGGGTCGTGGTCAACGCCGGCCTCGGCAAGGGCGCGAAGCTGGGCACCGGCCGCTTCGACGCCAACCTCGAGACCGCGATGACCAACTTCGTCGGCGCGCTCGCGCAGACCGAGGCCGCGATGGAGGTCTTCCGCGCCCAGGAGGCCGGGCACCTGGTGATGGTGTCCTCGATGTCGGCGATGCGCGGCATGCCCTCCTCGATGACGACGTACGCCGCCACCAAGGCCGGCGTCGCGCACCTGGCCGAGGGGCTGCGGACCGAGCTGCACGGCACGAGGCTGCAGAAGAGGATCAAGGTCACCGTGCTCTACCCGGGCTACATCCGCTCGGAGATGAACGACAAGGTCGACCAGCACACGCCGCTGATGTCGTCGACCGAGAAGGGCGTGGCGGCGATGGTGGCCGCCATCGAGAAGGAGGTCGCCGACGCCTGCGTGCCGCCGCTGCCGTGGGCGGCGATGGCGCCGGTCATGAAGCACGCCCCGCTCGGGGTGCTCAAGAAGCTGATCTGA
- a CDS encoding calcium-binding protein produces the protein MIRTSVAVVLLASAGATGAPALAKAPVPTCAGKRATIVDPSKGNDRIVGTSRRDVIVAGRGKGRDVVLGLDGDDLVCGDARTRVLGGRGDDTVYHAGSADGGKGADRFHGVGTARGGKGADAYWAPMGTGSFDGGAGHDRVVFYEGYVPGTTSGVYVNLALGLASAEAEVGSLRMRTTLAGTEEVRGTPDDDLILGDALDDVLRGGDGNDVLNGRAGLDTVVGGRGKDTCTGELRRGCEQ, from the coding sequence ATGATCCGGACCAGCGTGGCGGTCGTGCTGCTGGCGAGTGCCGGCGCGACGGGCGCGCCCGCGCTGGCGAAGGCACCGGTGCCGACCTGCGCGGGCAAGCGCGCCACGATCGTGGACCCCTCGAAGGGCAACGACCGGATCGTCGGGACCAGCAGGCGTGACGTGATCGTCGCCGGCCGCGGCAAGGGCCGCGACGTCGTCCTCGGGCTCGACGGCGACGACCTGGTCTGCGGCGACGCCCGGACCCGGGTGCTCGGCGGGCGCGGCGACGACACCGTCTACCACGCCGGAAGCGCAGACGGCGGCAAGGGCGCCGACCGGTTCCACGGTGTCGGCACGGCACGCGGCGGCAAAGGCGCCGACGCCTACTGGGCCCCGATGGGCACCGGCTCCTTCGACGGCGGTGCGGGCCATGACCGGGTGGTCTTCTACGAGGGCTACGTCCCCGGCACCACCTCGGGCGTCTACGTCAACCTCGCGCTGGGCCTGGCGTCCGCGGAAGCCGAGGTGGGCAGCCTCCGGATGCGGACCACCCTCGCCGGGACCGAGGAGGTCCGCGGCACGCCGGACGACGACCTGATCCTGGGCGACGCCCTCGACGACGTCCTGCGTGGAGGCGACGGCAACGACGTCCTCAACGGCCGGGCCGGGCTCGACACCGTCGTCGGCGGGCGCGGCAAGGACACCTGCACCGGCGAGCTGCGCCGGGGCTGCGAGCAGTAG
- a CDS encoding PadR family transcriptional regulator, producing MSVKHALLALLEQQPMYGYQLRAEFEQRTGTTWPLNVGQVYTTLTRLERDGLALADGEDGEGHVIYRITEAGRGEVATWFTTPVARTQPPRDELAIKLALAVTVPGVDVGTVIQQQRSATMAALQDYTRLKRQAAGSADRADLAWSLVLDSLVFGAEAEIRWLDHCEARLRRAASEVGRENSRLDEDASSSQRQFHRPAGETASGAPR from the coding sequence ATGTCCGTGAAGCACGCCCTGCTGGCGCTGCTGGAGCAGCAGCCCATGTACGGCTACCAGCTGCGCGCCGAGTTCGAGCAGCGCACCGGCACCACCTGGCCGCTCAACGTCGGGCAGGTCTACACGACGCTGACCCGGCTCGAGCGCGACGGCCTCGCCCTCGCCGACGGCGAGGACGGCGAGGGCCACGTGATCTACCGGATCACCGAGGCCGGGCGCGGCGAGGTCGCCACCTGGTTCACCACGCCGGTCGCCCGCACCCAGCCGCCGCGCGACGAGCTCGCGATCAAGCTCGCCCTCGCCGTGACCGTGCCCGGCGTCGACGTCGGCACCGTGATCCAGCAGCAGCGCAGTGCCACGATGGCCGCGCTGCAGGACTACACCCGCCTCAAGCGGCAGGCGGCCGGTTCCGCCGACCGCGCGGACCTCGCCTGGAGCCTGGTCCTCGACTCCCTCGTGTTCGGCGCCGAGGCCGAGATCCGCTGGCTCGACCACTGCGAGGCACGGTTGCGGCGGGCGGCGTCCGAGGTTGGACGAGAAAACTCGCGCTTGGACGAGGATGCTTCCTCGTCCCAGCGCCAGTTTCACCGGCCGGCCGGTGAAACTGCCTCGGGGGCCCCGCGGTGA